CCATCCGCAATCCTACGTCCATGCTTTCAAAGATTCCTACGCTGCGTGGGCCTTAGATTTACCTACCGGTAAATGGGTTTGGGAAACCTACGATGCCACCTTTGTGGTACCACCGCCCCCTTACTCCCACTTTCTATGGGAGAGGTACGCCCAGGACCCTATAGGATGGTGTGCACGCGACCACCCCTGGAGCCGTGACTACACGGAACAAAACGATGGTATCCTCGAGAGCGACGAAACGATGGCTGAGgaagagggggaggaggaagAAGACAACTCAATACTCCACTCACTACTCAACCCCCCCACCACTTGGGCTGAACGCCATGGGGAGGACGAGGACGAGGTGGAAGACGACGAAGGGGTATTATACGCCAACCAACCAGCCAACCCACAACACTCGCGCAGATTCCAACGGTATCGTGCCAGACAAATAGCCCAAGCCCTAATGCAAGTACGTGCAGATtaccaaaacaacaacaacaacaacaacaacaacaacaacaacaacaacaacaacaacaacaacaacgaaacCGAAGAGGTGGATAGAGAGGCAGCTACACGGACACCATCGCCCAACGAGCAACAGGTGATACAAGAGAATAATAAACGACTAACACGCCTAGTTTGGATAATAAACTCGGTGGGGGGATCACTAATAATACTACTAGTACTACTATTGGTGTTGCTGgggtaaaaaaacacaactaaCACATTACTCCCCCTGCAGGTTGCAAGCGATGTACGGGACAGTGAGCAAGTTGTCTACAACCTACGCAGGGGGAGGACAATACGCCCCTTCCCCACTAACCTACAAAGAATAAGACAACTCAGAAGACAGCCATCACCCATACGGGTACGGGCACCCACGGCCCAAAGCACCGAAGAAACCAGTCGGAACCTGGCGCAACTTAGCCTATTGCAGCGTAGGGGACATCCACCTCTCCCGCGACTACGCTTGCGCCTGACGCGCCTGAcgccaccacaaccaccacaaccaccacaaccacaacCCCCGGAGCAACAAGGACCAGAGGTACAGTCACAAATGGAAGCAAACAACGTACGTAATATAATGGAGCGTATGGTAATCCGCCCAACCTCCCGCCCCTCTTTTGTAGACCCAAGAATCTACGAACAGGTCAGAGCCCACATAGACGCAGTGGTACAACGCCGTCTGAACTCCGTAGAGTCCCCCGCACAGATCACACACCTCCCAACGGAAGAAGAGATAGAGGAGTTCCAGCGCTTTAGTCTAGGACTGATAATGGACACTTACTACGGATAAGGGGTAGCTAAAAAAGTAATTTTGTAAACAAGACAACTCCCTCTTTActatatccttttttttttattaaaaaattgcACAAACTGCTACAAGCATAAGACTAGTGTCCTCTCTTTCTCACAAAAACACCCTACTCATCGTTGTAGGGGTATGTATCCACTATGCCTAGGGCAACCTGGCGTATTAGGTGAAAAACAGCCTCCTTCGTCTTCTCTCCCCTCCTTATCAGCTCTGGTGTGTTCGTATTGCCATCCACCCAATCTTGCATCATCTCTATCAACTCATCTGGGGTGAGGAGAGCAAGTACCGCTCCAATATAATTCTTGATACCATGTGGTGGTTGGGACACCCTCAGCGCTGTATTCAGTAGTTTGGTACCAAACCAAATGGCGTCAGTAGCCTTCGACTTAACGTGGTCGAAACACTTGACCCAGCGTTGCCTATAGAGGTCTGGGTTTGTGAAGTAGCTCTCGTTCGCACCTGACTTAAACATGAGTGCGTCAACGGCGGTAGCCATCACCTTGTAGACGTAGAAATTGGTGGCTTGCACCAGTTTGTTGGCATCACGGGCGTCAGGCATCTCGAACGTCACCCCTTTCTTACCGGTCTCACCCTCCTTCTTCACCTTGTCGATGGGGATATTGAGAGGGATGTTAGGGATGTTCAAAAAGGTTGGGCGGACCATCCGTTGGGGTTCTGGTACCCCCATGCACTCCAATGGGTTCATGCAGCGGCAGGTGGCGGCGCTTCCATTGCTCAGTGCTGCTTGGTAGTCTTCCTCCAACGACTTCGCACGTTGTGCGCTCCTCTCCTTGTACGCTGCCACGTCCTCCTTTCTTATCTTTGACCACTCCTCCCAGTCGAAGTCCTTACCCCACACGCCCACGTGCTCCATCCACGCCCCTAGCTCCACATTCACCTCCTTCTCGAGCTCTTTCTCACCCCAAGGGTTCTCCAAGCTCCTCTCCGCTTTCAGTGCCTCCCTGACTAGGCGCTTCTCCTTCGTCTCTGGCTCTCCTCCATGGTGCTTAGTAATATGTGTCTCTGCCATTTTCTTCTCAACATCCGTTACATAGGTCTTtgacattcttttttttctcaggcgTGTGAGGTAGCTTTCGTCCCACTACGTCGCACCGTTATATCCTTTCCCGCGCTGACGTCACCGTGTTGTCGCGCGCGCGGGAGCCAATCCCGACCCCGCGTGACGTCACACCCCTAACCAGATATCTCCATTCCCATTGGTTAACAccacctgtgacgtcacacacctGACCATATATCCACCAATCAGAATCCAGCttgaccacccctcccctagctGACCAAAACCTGACCAAATATACTAGTGATACTACTTACAGATCCAATacaaatagaatcaaaaagcccaaactgtcgtgatatcgtaccagaacaatgaatacaatacaccaaaaactggaattcgactctgccaaatttttgtctttaataagacttcttcaatACATATACTATAGCTCTTTCATAACTGAGTGCATCCGATAGTGCGAGGTTTTTTAGTTTCTTGCAAGACCGTCACATTGGATTCGATCTTGTTTTATAAACCCGCCACACCCAAATTATATTGCCGTATGCAGAGGCAACCACTATATACTACTCATGTATGACCACAGCATAGGAGAAATTGTTAGTGTTTGTGGGAGGAATACAAGAGAACCTAGGAAAGGTCTCTCGGGGAAGAAGAGCGAGAAGCTACTAACTCAACTCGCGTCGGTCAATAATTCCAGAATATGAAAGATACTGATTTATAATTAGCCAACGCTCTTACCAGTCTCCAAATATGGTTTTTTTCCGAAAATGATGACGCGATGCCCCATGCCTTTATTTAATCCTTTTTGATACAGCGCCTGGTGAGTAAATTAGCAGCAAAAAGACGATAAAAGCTATGACGAgagcgaaaaaaaatgtgtttgctCTTGGCGATCAATTCCAAACTAGTTGCAATGGAATAGCAAGTAATTATTAGAAACATGAAAATAATCTAAGGACATTTCTTCTAACATGTCATTGATTGACTGTGAAACTTGGCGTTTGTTTGGTGGAAAACGGATGAGATGTATCAGACCGAATATTTTCACGTGCTTCTAATGAATTCGGAATCCAGTTCCTTTGTTTTAGCCGTCGTCGTCCACGTTGCCACTGTCACTGTCTTTAGTTGATCGGTGTCGGTTAATGTACGTTGCGAATCTTCTCGTGAACGTGCAGCGTGTCCCCAtatctttctttgttttttttttacccgtTTTGTTTCAGTTAATTGGTGTCAGCACTGGTTTGAATACTTCCCGAACCCTCCCGTGAACGTACTGGGAATGGTGGAGAACACCCTCTCTCACCACGACAAGACCCTCATGAACCATTTCATCAAGCACAAAGTCACCACACAGGTAAATGCCAATCGAACCCCATCCATAGACCTATTATAGGTGTACGTGATGCCAATCACGCAAAGCACATAGCTATTTACAACTGGGACTTTGAATTCTTCGCCTTCTCCGATTATACATAGGGGTTACTGGCTTATGTTAAGCGAAGATGCGCATAGGCTCACACGCTTTGAGTGTTAACTTCTGAGGACAGACATTTACAGAATTTCATAAAAATTTGTTTGAAAATCTTGATATAATCTATTCAAAAGGCCGATAAGTacatatattttatgtatgcATATCAACGAACATGCATTTAAACTGATTAAAAGAATGACAACAAAATATGCACTTGCACCCTTTGCGCAAAATCCTCTTATCTTAGTGTAAACAAAGAAACGCTCCCATATATGCAGTCGCCTACACAGGGGGttcccaaaaatatttatcgaacatattatatatatactcAATGAAGAGGCAACCAGGTTTTCTAAGCACCTTTATTTCAACTTCATTTAGAGTTCTTCAACTACATTCTAGTTGTGTTTTGCGGTTTGCAGCTCTATGCTTGGCCGCTCCTGCAATCTCTGCTATCAGAGGTGCTCACCAAAGAGGAATGGCTTCGCGTGTGGGACAATGCGTTCTCCTGCCATCCCTCCTATCTcctgatggtggtggtggcttACATCATGGCTTCCCGAAAGGCCCTGCTACAATGCACTGAGAAGCAGGACTTTGAGGTAAAATTGTCAATAAACCATAATGTCACTTCACATCAAACTTCACATGTTGTCAAACCATACCATAATACCATAGCCTTACCATAACACTACCTTACCATAACACTACCTTACCATAACCACACCGGATTATAACAAGGGGGAAGGACACCTCTTTCCGGCATGAATTGCTAATAGAGACATTTAGCATCGCGTTTTTAGAATCAACCGCAAACGGCAAACCGCGGTTAGCCGTTACCGATTTGCGGCTTGGCGTACATGGATAAAACGTAGTTTATCACATTTGGCGGGAAATGTGGCATTTGGCGGAAAAAAGTGCAAAACATGTGCTCGAATTCAACCGAGCCAAAAAGTATTAGTAATTTTGCAAATTGttaatgaaaatatattatttcaagaGTCAAATGATTAAGAACTAGTTCTTGGTCTCAAACGTGAGTTCATAGAATATTTGAGGGGAAAACTGCTGAGGTAAAACATTTACCGCTAGACGGTGCTCCTGAGGTCAAAACGCGAACCGCAGACTGCAAACTTGACCGCAAGGTCTTGTCACGTGACACCCAGAGGTTTGACGTTTGCCGTTTCCGAGAAAAAACGCGGTGCTAAATGTCTCTAATGACGTATACAGTATTTTCAACGGCTCCGCCACCTCGAATGCGTCATTTGACCAAGGACACTGCAGAGAAACGATCTCTGCGAGCTTATTCGAAAAGTCGAATAATTCAGTTTATTTGTTTGCCATAATTACAATTTGACTACATACAATAACTACAGGGAAAAATGGCAAAGTGAGGGGCTCACAGAAAAACCAGGGCTTATGCGAGTCATGAGCTTCCCGATAATATAAAGATTTACGAACGACAAATCAGCGTGCTAAGCGCAACAAACAATCACGGAACGATACAGCACTTATTAAACGGGGgaacaataaaatataattctaCTATGGTCTCCTTTTCTGAGGTCTCTTATGAACTGTTTGCTTGTCCCTTTCAGGCCTGTCAGTAAAATtctttaaatttaaaataaaaacagtaaaagACAACTAAAGTATAATTTTGGGTGCTGACACAGATCAGTCTATCGGAGGTAATCCGACTTCGACGGGagccaaaaaaaaagccaATTTTGAACGTCGCAAAAAATGATCAAAACGTGGAGTAACATGTAGTAATAGCTATAACCAATATTCCTTTGCTATAAAATGGCCAGATCAAGTAAAAATACAGGGTGTTACTCCATTGTTTTCCCctttggaatatttttttccaaaaacccTGACGAGCGCAAAACATAGATGtaaattacaaaaataaaatacaagccTTCAAAAGGCGCAGATCTTGCAAACCAATAAATGATAGACAGAACATAAGGTAAATATTACAGCAGATAGCGTTACTTACCTTTGGAAGCTTTCTGAGAGAAGCTCGAAGCTCTCAAACGCACGCTACGATCCCTCCGCTTCTCAGTTTATTTCGCTTAGAAGTGTGAAATTTATAGCGAAAGGCACGACGGGAAGGGTGTCCTCCCTCCCTTGACTATAACAATACTTTACCATAACCATACCGGTCTATACCATACATTTGCTATTCCATAACAATACCTTACCATAACAATGCCTGACTATGACAAACTATAACCATACAATACCTTACCATAACCATACCGGTCTATACCATACATTAACCATTCCATAACAATACCATACCATAACAATGCCTGACTATACCATACATTAACCATTCCATAACAATACCTTACCATAACAATGCCTGACTATACCATACATTAACCATTTCATAACAATATCTTACCATAACCATACCGGTCTATACCATACATTAACCATTCCATAACAATACCTTACTATAACAATGCCTGACTATACCACACATTAACCATTCCATAAAAATACCTTACCATTACTATACCGGTCTATACCATACATTAACCATTCCATAACAATACCTTACCATAACAATGCCTGACTATACCATACATTAACCATTCCATAACAATACCTTACCATAACCATACCGGTCTATACCATACATTAACCATTCCATAACAATACCTTACCATAACCATACCGGTCTATACCATACATTAACCATTCCATAAGGATACCTTACCATAACAATGCCTGACTATGACATACTGTACTATAAGCATGCAATACCTTACCATAACCATACCGGTCTATACCATACATTACCCATTCCATAACAATACCTTACCATAACAATGCCTGACTATGACATactataacaatacaataccTTACCATACAATACCTTACCATACAATACCTTACCATAACCATACCGGTCTATACCATACATTAACCATCCCATAACAATACCTTACCATAACAATGCCTGACTATGACATACTATAACCATACAATACCTTACCATAACCATACCTTACCTTGCCTCACCTATACCTTaactcacctcaccttacatAATCTCACCTTaactcacctcaccttacatAATCTTACCTTAactcacctcaccttaacGTGCCTTATCTCATGTTACTTTGCCTTACCTCACCTTACATAATCTTACCTTAACTCACCTAACCTTAACGTGCCTTATCTCATGTTACTTTGCCTCACTTTACCTTACATAATCTTACCTTAactcacctcaccttaacGTGCCTTATCTCATGTTACTTtgcctcacctcaccttacatAATCTTACCTTAACTCACCTAACCTTAACGTGCCTTATCTCGTGTTACTTtgcctcacctcaccttacatAATCTTACCTTAACTCACCTAACCTTAACGTACCTTATCTCATGTTACTTTgcctcaccttaccttacaCAATCTTACCTTAactcacctcaccttaacGTACCTTATCTCATGTTACTTTGCCTCACcttacctcacctcacctcacctcacctcacctcaccttacttcacctcacctcacctcaccttaccttaccttaccttaccttaccttaccttgaTTCACCacacctcaccttaccttaacTTGCCTCATCTCCGTGGCTCATCTAACCCTGCCTTAAAATTGTCTAAAGCCCCTTTCTCGTAATTATCCATGCAGTATTTCTTCCATAATCGCAATGCTGTGGATGTTGGCATGGTTGTGCGAGAAGCGTACCGTCTGCAGGATACAACTCCAGCGGACATACATCCTAAGCGCATGCTCGATGCCTttgttcctctgaccaaaggACAGTACCCCGTGTTCAACAAGTACCCAAAATTCGTCGTCGATTATCAGGTAACAGTAATCAGGAAAGAACTAATAAATGTATCACAACAACCAATCAACAAACATCATCGAAGCCTCTTAACTGAAAGAGTAACAACAttagaataaataaaacatacagTACGACtttctttgtgtttatttGTCTCCCTATTTCGCCAGGCCTACACAGACCACCTTGTCTgttgtctttctagtcataccacacACCATAGAAAGTGCTTTTAGCAGACACACTTACCCtttggaaaaaaacacaaacaatagCAGCAACTGTACTGTCAGTTGTATTTGTATCATACATACTTGTCCTATTGTTGCATATCTTCAGTTTGTATCGTACATACTTGTCCTATAGTAGCATATCTACAGTTTGTAGATTCTGAATTAGTTTCAAAGATAGCGGGTTTTTATCTGCCTTCCCCTCCAAGGTTCAGGAAAGAGAGCGTATACGACAAGAGGAACTGGAGTACCTGCGACAGaggtaaaaaaacattctgtTACAAATAATATGATTTGAGATGTAAGAGGGCgtattatgatgatgacgagTATCTGCGACAGAGGTAAAAAGACTCTGTTATAAACAATACGATTTGAAATACGAAAGGGcgtattatgatgatgatgatcacgATATGATGGTGATTCCTATTACTATAATATCGTAGGCAGCTTGCGCGTGAGCTGAAAGCACAGGGAGACCAGCGCAAGCTGGAGGAGGAGGCATTCTACCGCCAGCAAGACCTGGTGATGAGTGCTGAAGAGCAGAGAAGAAAGATGATCGCAGAAGAAGAGAGAAAGCTTACTGATCAGCGTGCCAGGTCTGTTACTGAGCAGCAGAATACCGTCAAACTTATCCAACTTGCCGGGCCAAGTCGCTTTGTTTTAAGGTCGAGCCATTAAGAGACCTTGAGGGCTGGATGCGAAAGGGGGCCCAAAAATACTTTCAAAGGGGACTTGAATGTTTAAAAGTTAAATACACAAAGGAAGACCTGAACATAATTGGTCTCAAATCAATTGAATAATTAGTAATTTGTGGTCCCATAGTTCTGGCTAGCAGTGCAACAGCCCATTAGGCTGCGAGAATTAAAGTTTTGGTTGACACAATGTTC
Above is a window of Nematostella vectensis unplaced genomic scaffold, jaNemVect1.1, whole genome shotgun sequence DNA encoding:
- the LOC125560854 gene encoding TBC1 domain family member 31-like; translation: MTRAKKNVFALGDQFQTSCNGIAINWCQHWFEYFPNPPVNVLGMVENTLSHHDKTLMNHFIKHKVTTQLYAWPLLQSLLSEVLTKEEWLRVWDNAFSCHPSYLLMVVVAYIMASRKALLQCTEKQDFEYFFHNRNAVDVGMVVREAYRLQDTTPADIHPKRMLDAFVPLTKGQYPVFNKYPKFVVDYQVQERERIRQEELEYLRQRQLARELKAQGDQRKLEEEAFYRQQDLVMSAEEQRRKMIAEEERKLTDQRARSVTEQQNTVKLIQLAGPSRFVLRSSH